A single region of the Halichondria panicea chromosome 10, odHalPani1.1, whole genome shotgun sequence genome encodes:
- the LOC135343320 gene encoding class II receptor tyrosine kinase-like yields MSISNSSLFETMAPMMSNNDSPPTDDSSPISVIIVSAIVGGLALIILILSSIVVLCFISQRSKDEKKRSARIENGQPVSRPTVQAKPLYAQIFRSSTVRNSTKEPKTRKNSVKVTIVEAPKPSPVKDERNHPQPAEISAFAIDVPKTFRPFAPPPRITPFSRRDEETQIYDIPIAAQHDFLDSIDGDENRFTQSLQIHSNPGNTNQYKIENRHYSQRSSYKEPRITASIREERLTSSLSAHQFLGKNRSVSYQNDYQQPRSVTLPRGGKQEDSLIYSESLTPSMFNRSGSVKSRVQALPYPPIYDRPKPIMQNDRPTDVTRRNIVEIQDLGMGRFGRVVLAATTGLSLQDLKLGQNNDKCRSLLVAIKQLREDADVQLREDFQNEIKFMSKLKHANVARLLGVCACDKSFLMMEYMEKGDLHEFLQKQTLVSDSIDALGEEEVTPLVLLYMGVQMASGMRYLAKNKFVHRDLATRNCLVGRDFIVKISDFGMSRNLYDTSYYLVQGRIILPIRWMAYESFYGKFSTRSDAWSFAITLWELFTMAKLDPYYELSDEDYISDTMKGAGRKVLQKPDICPRDVYDVMMRCWIHEPNMRADFEEIYSRLFLTYTTLSKQN; encoded by the coding sequence atgtcaaTATCGAATTCTTCACTGTTTGAAACAATGGCTCCCATGATGAGCAACAATGACTCTCCCCCCACTGATGACTCTTCTCCAATTTCTGTGATCATCGTCTCGGCCATTGTCGGAGGTCTAGCTCTGATTATTCTCATTTTATCTTCTATAGTAGTTCTCTGCTTTATAAGTCAAAGAAGCAAAGACGAAAAAAAAAGATCAGCCCGAATTGAGAATGGACAACCAGTTAGCAGGCCCACTGTTCAAGCAAAACCACTTTACGCTCAAATCTTTAGAAGCTCAACTGTGAGAAATTCGACCAAGGAACCAAAGACAAGAAAGAACTCTGTCAAAGTAACTATTGTGGAGGCCCCAAAACCATCCCCTGTCAAAGACGAACGTAACCATCCACAACCAGCAGAGATATCGGCATTTGCAATAGACGTTCCCAAAACATTTCGACCATTTGCACCTCCGCCAAGAATTACACCATTCTCTCGAAGAGATGAGGAAACACAAATTTACGATATACCAATTGCTGCACAACACGATTTCCTGGATTCAATCGATGGTGATGAGAATAGATTCACTCAAAGCTTGCAAATCCACTCAAACCCCGGCAACACCAACCAATACAAAATAGAAAACAGGCACTACTCACAGAGAAGCTCGTATAAAGAACCACGTATCACTGCTTCAATCCGAGAAGAACGTCTAACCTCCTCTCTCAGCGCCCATCAATTTCTTGGGAAGAATCGGTCCGTGAGCTATCAGAATGACTATCAACAACCACGATCAGTTACCCTACCCAGAGGGGGGAAACAAGAGGACAGTCTGATCTACAGTGAGAGTTTGACCCCTTCGATGTTCAACCGTTCTGGAAGCGTTAAAAGCCGAGTGCAGGCTCTCCCATACCCACCTATATACGACAGGCCGAAACCTATTATGCAAAATGACCGACCCACTGATGTAACGAGGAGAAATATTGTTGAGATTCAAGACCTCGGAATGGGACGGTTTGGGCGAGTTGTTCTGGCAGCAACTACCGGACTGAGCCTACAGGATCTAAAGCTTGGACAGAACAACGACAAATGCAGGAGTCTACTAGTGGCTATTAAACAGTTAAGGGAGGATGCTGACGTGCAACTAAGAGAAGATTTTCAGAACGAGATCAAATTCATGTCTAAATTGAAGCATGCGAATGTGGCACGGTTGCTAGGAGTTTGTGCTTGTGATAAGAGTTTCTTAATGATGGAGTATATGGAGAAAGGAGATTTGCACGAGTTTTTACAGAAGCAGACGTTGGTATCTGATTCTATTGATGCTTTGGGTGAAGAAGAAGTTACCCCACTTGTTCTGTTGTACATGGGGGTGCAGATGGCCAGTGGAATGCGTTATCTTGCCAAGAACAAATTTGTACATCGTGATTTGGCCACTCGAAACTGTCTTGTTGGAAGAGATTTCATTGTAAAGATCTCCGATTTTGGTATGAGTCGAAACTTGTATGATACATCATACTACCTTGTTCAAGGGAGGATCATCCTTCCGATTCGATGGATGGCCTATGAATCATTTTATGGCAAGTTCTCCACGAGATCTGACGCTTGGTCCTTTGCCATCACATTGTGGGAGCTGTTCACAATGGCTAAACTAGATCCTTACTACGAGCTTTCCGACGAAGATTACATATCTGATACAATGAAAGGGGCTGGAAGAAAGGTTTTACAAAAGCCGGATATTTGTCCTAGAGATGTGTACGATGTAATGATGCGTTGCTGGATTCACGAGCCAAATATGAGGGCTGATTTTGAAGAGATATATTCTCGACTTTTCTTAACCTACACTACACTCAGCAAGCAGAACTAA
- the LOC135343329 gene encoding autophagy protein 5-like, which translates to MDDEQVKREVWDGSVPVCFSIDDEEVSFNRSNLPEPCYIMIPRISYFPLVYEKLEKLFAKAADFQPGADELWLSFEEQPLKWHYPVGVLYDLYGRNCRLPWTLTVHFKNFPEDSLLHYQKESLESHVRSKVKEADTLKHRSEVMNSMTPQEVGQLWEGFKHNNFTDFWTVNKKLMRTIRGDKSPFRYIPFCVYKEGSPTYQRLITSVSSETEGKAQTLFDLLNLYDKHRSLSPDHTAMIHGTEVPGVTPLQWLSEHFSYPDNFLHICIVPKDTPETT; encoded by the exons ATGGATGATGAGCAAGTCAAGAGGGAGGTATGGGACGGCTCTGTGCCTGTGTGTTTCTCAATTGATGACGAGGAAGTGAGCTTCAATAGGAGCAACCTCCCAGAGCCCTGCTAT ATAATGATTCCGCGGATCAGCTACTTTCCTCTGGTGTACGAAAAACTCGAGAAATTGTTTGCCAAAGCTGCTGATTTCCAACCGGGGGCTGACGAACTGTGGCTGTCCTTCGAAGAGCAGCCTCTTAAATG GCATTATCCGGTGGGCGTCTTGTATGACCTGTATGGGCGGAACTGTCGACTACCCTGGACCCTCACTGTGCATTTCAAG AATTTCCCCGAGGATTCGTTGCTTCACTATCAGAAAGAATCACTCGAGTCACACGTCAGGTCCAAAGTCAAAGAG GCGGACACTCTCAAGCacaggtcagaggtcatgaACTCCATGACCCCCCAAGAGGTCGGCCAGCTGTGGGAGGGATTCAAACACA ATAATTTCACTGATTTCTGGACTGTGAACAAGAAGCTGATGCGAACTATAAGAGGAGACAAAAGTCCATTCCGCTACATACCCTTCTGTGTGTATAAG GAAGGCAGTCCCACTTACCAACGATTGATCACATCAGTCTCCTCGGAAACAGAGGGCAAAG CTCAAACACTTTTTGATTTGCTGAATCTTTACGACAAGCATCGAAGTTTGTCACCCG ATCACACTGCCATGATCCACGGCACAGAGGTACCCGGAGTGACCCCACTGCAATGGCTCAGTGAACATTTCAGTTACCCTGACAATTTCTTACACATTTGTATTGTCCCTAAAGACACTCCAGAAACTACCTAG